The window TTCCGCCGGGGAGGGGTTCGGGAGCTTGGTCCAAAAGCTGGGGTATAACCTGCCAAACGTAATTAGCTGTGGGAAGTAGGTAGAAGAGGGGGAGGGCCGTCATGAGGTAGCGGGTGACGTGTATATGACATAAGATGGCTCTCAGTGAGAAAGCCATGTCTATCCTTTTGGGATTTGAAGTTTTTTCCTCCATGCACTAAAAATATGTCATTAAATGTtaagtttttatcttttttacaaTAAAGCTTCCAGGAAATATGCAAAATCAAATGCAATATATTTTTGGGGGCATCCGCATATACTGTAGGCTACAGAtggatattttttattaagCTGTCCATGAGGACAGGACAGTTGGGAACAGGTGTACCCAAGTAAATGGCTGGATGATGCTGAACTGAAAGGATTTAAGGTGACGGAGGCCACAGGCCAGGGATCTTTCCATGTCAGGTGTTAGATTAGTGGTGTGATAGACCAGGAGGTAGGAGTAAAAGTTGCCCTGGTCAACAGGTTGCCTGctggaagggaaaaaaaaaaatgtattaatgtaatgggaaaataaaataacccCAGATTCACCCTTCACCGCCTCTAAATTATAAACAAGGGAATGTGTCGACAACCAAGGCTCCAAAGTTCTCTAGTATCTTTATTATTGTCAATTAAGCTATCAATCATTGGTGCAAACTGAGGCACATCCTATCCGCCAATGACAACCttcaacttttgtttgtttcatcaaCAAggatagtattttttttttctaatcttttctgaattttgtttacctttttttacTTGACTTTGTTTAGAATGTATCCACTtatgtaaagtaaagtaaatacaTGTGCttaaaatagaaatgaaaatacattgtAACCCTCTGTTTGTATTTCAGGATGACAGATCACAGAAAGAACACAGGCTGACATCCTCTCATTGCCGTGAAATGGCCTCTGTTTTGAGCAGTGCCTCGTATCACTCAAGCAGATCTCAGTGAACATTGGTTTGAGCTGGATGCTGCTGCAGCAGGGATGATCATGTCCCATATGAACGGTTATGTACAAGAGGCCTCTGGTCAGGCCAAGAGCCACAGGGAAAGGGCAGTGGACTGTCCAGGAGAGGAACTTTGCCTTGTCAAATCTCCACACTGCAGTGCCCACATGGAGAGGATTCAACACTACCAGGAGGAACttaagaagaagagagaggaggacagcAGGGGGAAGCACGACATAGACCCCAATGCTTCACTTAGGCTCAAGAAGCTGTCACAGAACCCCAAGGTGGGCATTGACAATCCTACCTTTGAGGGGAAGGAAAAGGCCACCAAAGACTCATGCTCCCAGGAGGCTGTAGTTGGTAAGTTGAAAGGTGAGGGTTGGAAGTTCTTTACTGGGATCAAAGACGgtggaaggaggaaaaaaggttacagagaagaggaggagtcTAGACCTTCAAGACGAATAGGGAGTTCCAAGGTTTACTAACAtttagtgaaaacaaaacaaaaggaattttgaTGTTTGCATATTATTTGTATTGTAACTTTCTCTTAGAAATAatatggttttaaaaacaacagacaattgGAACCCTTATTAGCAAAAGCACACCCATAACTCTTAGCGCTTTGAGTATTCTTGAATCACGAGATGAAAGACTTGCTCCTGTATTTCTTTGTATTGCCTCTGTACTGTCCCCCTCACTGTCTCTGCCTCTTTCTCAGAACTGGTGGACCTGCTGCAAGCTCTGAAGTGGGCGCAGCACTGCCTGACTGATGCGCAGAGCCAGCAGGATGCAGAGCTGATAATGCAGCTCCTTGCCAAGGAGGACTTCAAGAATGCCTACACCATCTACAGTGCTGTATCCCAGCAGATGACCAGAGTCAGTCCCAACTCGCCCCTCACAGCACAAGCAAAGGATCTCTGCCAGGAGGTACGCATAATGGTCATTTTGAAACAACTCATTAAACtcaaaacaaactttaaaaaaaaaagtgttaaagcaCGTTGACTGAAACAGGGaattttttagacatttttaaccATATCACAAAATCTGTTCCATTGCTCATGAGACAAGCAGGGGTCTCCACAGATGAGGCAGTTTGTGCATACAGGCATGAACATATGGTATTAGCCAATTTGTGTTTTGGACCACGATTAGTTTACATTAAGAGGCAAGCACCTCTGTGGGTGAAGTTTCTGAACAATCTCAATGAAGCATGACAAATCTTTGTTTGAGGTGATGATGAAGAGGCAGAGGGAAGAAAAATTTTACAAGGAGATTTTATTAGGGTTATAAGAGGTTAAGATAACAGGGAGCTGCTCTATGTTAGAGATGGACAAGGAAGGAAAAGGAGGAAGGCATGAACCAAAGTGtaaatatattgtttggttttttCAGTGGTTTGAAAATACGCTCTATAAAACAtcacagtgttttgtttttttaatcctttgtaCACCAATTAGTGTTTCCTCTTTAACAGTCTATAAAAGTTGACAGTGCTGACTCCTGAGCCCCAGTACAGAGAGTGACAGAAAGCAAGAAACCATCCTGGTAGTCACGTTTAAATAGGTGGGAATGTGCCACACCTGACTTCCTTGTTGACAAAACACAAGCCATTTGGTCTCTACTGAAGCAAAGCAACAGTAATTGACTTGTGTCCCTGCAGAGCCAAGCTTTTGCACGTTAAGTCACAGAGAGTTTGGTTCTCGTAAATAGACAGAAATTGTGACATGGTTTGCTATGAATTAGGTAGAAGCTCTATACAGCAATGACAGGCTACATCCAGAATAGGCACTTCACTAGGATTAGTGTCCACGTTGGATAGGTACGACATGAAAATATGTTATACAGGCTAACACAGTCAAACTGGTGCAGTATGATTTCTAGCTGATGTCTAAGAGTCAACCTTGTTTTGACGAAACAGGCTCTTAGAGTTCATTCAAAGTACACCAAGCAGTACTGCTGCAGAATATTTGAATTCTAGTCTTGAGAGGAGTGGTTTAAGGAAAGAGGTGCTGAGTAAGATGATCTGTtttgcttcacacacacacacacacacacacacacacacacacacacacacacacacacacacacacatacacacacatacacacacacacacacacacacacacaaaacatgtctTCCTGCGCTTAAACAGTGCGTAATAGTTTGAGCTGCAGTGTGTCTAAAGTAAGTGGCTGTGCTGTGTGACACTCAGATTGACTGTTGGGTAAACTAATCTCCCAGCAGCCCTTGGTGCTGGCTGAGCGGTGCAGCACACTAAAGAAGGAGGCCAGGATCTGGGCGGCTAGAAAAAGAAACTCCAGCAGCTTACAGCAGTGTGGGCCGAGGTGCAGTGCTgctggggggcgggggggcgtCATCTTGTTAGTGAGAGCTTTGATTAGTGTAATGGATGAACTAAGCTCCAAACAGGCAATGAAGAGGAAGACGCAGAGGCAGAAAGACAGAGCAACAGAACACCAAAATGCCTACTGTTGTGATTCAGTGCAAAGTCCAGGGTACAAACAATAGCATCTTCCCACtaaatgacaacacaaagatTAAAATAGAACCATGtaacagagagaagaaaagaaatacaaatgcaGCAGAGTGGAAACTCTAAAAGCCattgaagagaagagagagctaCAGTTTGGATAGGTGTATTCCAAGTTTATGCTTGTTTAATCTGGTTAAATACAACATTCAGGTGTAaacacaatgaaaatgaatccTGGATTGTGTTTTAGTGTTAAAGGCAGCACCTGTGTAAGTGTAACTGTGTAGCAAgacaacatgatttttttatgtataggTTTAGTTTACTGTAGTTTTAGTGTCTAGactttatatactgtagatatttgTGCAGCTTTggtttctccaactttggtggTGTGAAATGTGGAGCCCTAAACATGTGTCTCTGTGGGATTACTATACAGTTTCCACTGGTGTTTTATAGGATTCCTACAATAGGTAGTTGGTGTTGGGTCAACCTGGGCCTCTCAACTATGAAACTAGTTAGGTTCTTCTTAATTTAATTCATAATGGACATTACTGTAGAGTATAAGCTTTTGCAGAAAAGAAATCCTGATGGAAAATGTTAGTCTCAGCAAAATgctaaaagaaatgtgaaaaaggTACTCCGACCAAGTAAAGGATACAAGCAAAGGGTTTGCACCAAATGTCGAACCTGTTGGAAAAGGAAAGGTTATTATCGTAAACCACTCATGAggtttttggatgttttgtcTTTGGGATATCTATGCACAAATAGAACTGAGATATGATgtgaaaaaaattgacaatCTGCCCTGACGTCTGTGCTAGTAAATGGGTCATTGAGTCACCAAAATCCAAAGAATGCATCCCATtaatgtttttcaatgtcaGATGTGGGGACTTGAGACAAATGGTTTAGGGCCAGCTagtgctggaaaaaaaaaaatactagttTGTACGACGTGTTGTCCAACCACCTcggaaaacaaatgtgtttttacctGTTCCTAACAGCCACACCCACAATAGTCAATAATCATTAAATACGGGGGCAGAGGAATACATGTTCACATTCATAGTGTTGCACTTGGTTGTTCACATCGCATGTTGCTTGAGAGAGAAGTTCAAGCCCTGGCTCCTTTCTAACATCCACACAGTTGGATTAATtgagtgattgattgattgaatttAAGTTATAGAAACACTCTGACACTCGGTTTTCAAAGCTATTCAACCCTCTGACAAGCATTTCTGACGGAGTATACTGCCAGAAATAGAGTCAAATCTGACTTCACAGAGTCACAGTTTTACAGGATATTCCTTTTGTTTTAAGAAACATGATTTATTCTTGACATGACTTTGGTTCTAGTGACTTGAGACTATAAACACACCATAGTttggtgtctgtgtttctgttcagGTTCAAAAGATGCTCCAGTCCAGCCAACAGATGGACGGTTTGGAGCTCAAGGCTCTGCTCACCAATCCTCATCTCCAGGTCAGATGTCAGCTTGCCAGTTGtgatttataataataacaataatattattataaggCAATACCAATTAGGCTCAGCACAACCTTATAGATtaccttatttttttaagtgaatACACTAATAATTGGAATACTGGAAATATAATTATTGTTGTGCTGTACTTATTCCAATAGGGTAATTGTTTCTATTGCACCCTCGACTGGTATTTCAGAAGTCAGGATTAAGTATATAATAATTTACACACTATCAAAGGAAAAAATGGGACTTACCTGCTTACCAACTCAAAGGGAATTGAAGGAAAGTTTcacttagcttttttttttaatagagcGTTATTAAAGTTTTACAGATTTACAAGTTATAAAGTAGACATACTGTATGCCTACAGTTGGCTACATaatatcaacaacaaaaaatcaaatacaacaaattgtgCTAATGTGCATATTAAGTTGATAAAGTGCATCCAGTGAATAGAATCTTGTTATTCATTTtgcctccttttttcttttttcttcctcaagCATGTTTATTGAAGGTTGTGGAGTGCAGCTGTCAAGTGCAATTCACAAAATCTCATCCGGTCTTTGCGTAAACATGCACAGAACATGAGCATACTAACGATACAtagaatgttttttatgttacatTTTAAGATATTGAAAGAAATATTTCACTGTCAGACAAAAAGAGGTGCAATACTCCAGAAATTATAATAGCAAAGTGACAAtgattttaaagtatttttttttgtagcacTTTACCACCTTTTGCCATCATAAATACTAAAGGAAAAGGTAGACCAAATGACAGATATCTTCATTAtgatacaatatactgtacatcagaaaatagtgaaaaatagAAAGGCactttattagattagattagattcaactttattgtcattatatatgtacaggtacaaggcaacgaaatgcagtttgggtttaaccagaagtgcaatagcagtaagtgcaggatatatacaatggtttcataagtgcataagtgaaGTTTATGAAGAAAGTCATGAGTTCATGTCATGTTGGTGTACCATAACCTGGAAGGaatttgttcttgtttttcggATGCAATCTTTTATGACAAATTCATTTGATCATTTGTTATtattctgtcttttattgtctgtaaagcgaccttgagtgctCAGAAAGgtgctgttaaataaaatgtattattattattattattattagttgttTCAGGgtgtaaaaaaagtcaattaatTAATCTAGTGGGTCTCAAGAAAAGCCATTATGTAAATTAGGTTGGAATGTGGGCCAATTCTCTTGGTAATAAAAAAGCATGATTGGTGCGTTCTTGCAACAGAGTGCaattctattttttattaattaattaggAGTAAAAGGCAATGAGAAATGTAAAAGATCCTGCTGATTTATGTTAtgtattgtgtttgttgtgttgaagACAGTCTGTGGCTTTGGTGGCAATTTCTCTACAATGATATACAGTAGTTTAgtctatatataaataaaagccatattttaatAAGATGCACTCCTGTGGCTGCAAATATTGTCCTGTTGATGAGGTTGATGCTTCTCTTGAATACAGTAATGTTGCCAGATAGTTACAAGATGTAACATATGTCTCTTTGTCTCCTAGCATGCTGATAGAGTTTAACCAGGTCCAATTTGGCTGTAACCGGTTTAGTAAGGATCATACGAATCATTGCCTATGCTGCTGCTGGCACAGCCAACTAGATGGACAATTAAGATGTTCCTCTTAGGTGCCCCACATGCTCTATCTGTACAAAAATGATTAGACATCACAGGTACAGGCAGGCCACCTCCATAGCTGTGTAAGTACAGGTAGTCACATAAAAGAAAGCCTTACACTACCTGTGCATCTTTTTAGTAGGACATCTGTTTAGCATTTGGTAAcatgaaaataatcaaataGAAATCCAAACTGCATTGTTTTGAGGTGGCTTGAACTGCTGATGCTCTACATTTGTCAGTTTAAACTTCAGTGATTCTTCTGTAGAAAAAATGTCGCCACATTATAAAACATCAGCGTCTATTAGTAAGGCAGTAAGGTGAGAAAAGCCCTCAGGTGGATGATGCTGCTGTGATTTTATGGTTGAGGGCTTTGACAGAGGAGCGCCAGGGGTCTGATGTTTGACCTACGTGACTGTGAACTACCAATTCTCTCATTGCCCTGTTAACCCCTCCACTTAGCCGGATCCATGTAGCCAGTGGGGGCAGTATAATGTGATGCTAGCCTGCCTTGTGGCACAGAAAGTGGAACAGATTGTGTTGGTTTCTCTGCGCGGAGCAGTGAGTCACCCTGTAGTCTGTACAGATAAACAATCTCATACCCAACACTAACGGACAGGTACATGTGTGAAAGGAATAGGGCCCCCTCAAGTCCACCTGTCtccatttcacatttttctaGGACACCGTTTTCTCGCGAGCAGGGAAGCCAAAGGTGTTTCATGATTGATGGCGGTGGATTCTGACCCCTAAATGCAGGTGGAGATTAAGATGGATTGTGTGGACGCCAAAGCTTAGCCCGACCTCCGCTCTCTTAGGTCCCCTCCGCTGCAGGGTAGAAAAACTAATTTGGACCGACGGTTATTAATTGTGGGCTACGGATTGcttgtcacattaaataaaGTGAAGGAGCACTCTCTGTATTATTTCTGGCTTAGAGGTGGGTTTGCTGACTGGTCTTGTTAAAAAGATGGGGAGTAGGTAGGCTTCTGGTAGCAGGTGCATGTTTAAGGAAAGAgtttttgaaatttgtttttcttccgtTTACACTAACAAGTGCAAACCACTTAATAAATGTGTGTAGTATTGAAAACCATGCCATGATTTATGATCATTACCAACTATAGTTGCTATAAAGGACAAAATCTATACAGACATCTATTCAGAATCCAGTCATGCATTCATTCTCTGTACCTCACGCTGCCTCTTttattctgtttctgtctgttatGTGTTTGTAAAACATTCTGTGTGTCCGTACTGGTTGTCTCtatgtgtctttctttctgtgtttgtttaatgTGGCAGGCACTGATGCAGGCCCATGACAGTGTGGCAGGGCAGGAAATGTCAGAGGAAGATGTGGTTGAGTACCATGGAGAGACAGTTAAATTGGTGCGGCTGGAGAAGGCCCGCGACACGCCACTGGTAAGACGCCATCTATTAGTCTTTTTGAGACACTGCTGCTACCTTCTGTTATTGCTGTTTACATATAatatctttatatatttttccaCAGCTTCACAACCAAAACAAGAATAGTTGTGTACACATTCAAAAACCTAAGTTGGCACTGTATATAACTACAATAcaatgaaaatttaaaaacaccCATGCAGCATTCAATTAGTGTTATTTAAAGGAACATATATGGATCCTAAGcatgtgtgttattgtgttatttattgttaagttgttgtgtattgtgtgtacgTCCAGTGACAGAGCCTCTATAGTCAGCGTTCGCCATGCTCCACCAGTCATTTATCATCTGGGTGTGTCAGTGTACCCACAAACCAACAGGGCAGCAAAATGCCTGTCAGTGTGAGCTCCAAAGGGACGTTTTGAAAACATTGAGCAAGACACAATGATATATTCAAGCTGTTGCCTCTCCTTctaatgtgtgtgcgtgtgtgtgtgcgcgtggcCATCAGGGTGCGACAGTACGTAACGACATGGACAGTGTGGTGGTGAGTCGTGTGGTGAAAGgtggagcagcagagaggagTGGCCTTCTCAGTGAGGGAGATGAGATCCTGGAAATTAATGGGATTTCTCTCCGTGGGAAACACGTCAATGAAGTCCACGACTTACTGGTGAGGACCAGAAGTTATCCATTAGTATTTACAGTGATTTGtgggaaattacatttattttaattcatgtgAGGTGCTTGAAAtgtcttgaaaacaaaaagtatgtACATTTTAGCCATAAAAGGCAttaaaatttattaaaaaatggtGGTCTTACTTGTACCATTGACATTAGGTTTCACAGACAATGCAAATTCACTTCTAGATTAATGCAAAATTAGTATGACAAGCATGTTTAGCCACAGACATGTAATTAGGTGGTTGTTTGTGGGTTTTACTCTCACTATCAGTTATTCTTCGTATACTCAATATAGACACACTGATTTCTGAAAAAAGTAACCTCTTCTTTTCCGTGACAATTATAATGTAATTGAACATAATTTAACAAGAATAGCGgagctgttgttttttaatttttaaaactctCAAAATTAGAATAGACATCCAACTGCAAATTTGAGGTAAATACATTTCATATTGTTTTACTGAAATGTGATCCCTGCCATGTTTAATTTCTTGCTTCTCATCTTTTCAGCAACAAATGCAAGGCACCCTGaccttcctcctcatcccgAGCTCTCAGATTAAACCTgccccacacagacagactgtgGTAAGTCTTTAAtgatgtggttgtgtgtgtatgtataaaaaTGCCTGTATGCATGCATTCAAAGCCAACCTTGACATTGTAAACCCTGTCCTTAGATGCATGTACGAGCTTACTTTGACTACGACCCCTCCGATGACCCCTTCCTGCCGTGTCGGGAGCTGGGCCTATCCTTCCAGAAGGGGGACATCCTCCACGTTATCAGCCAGGACGACCCCAGCTGGTGGCAGGCATACAGGGACGGAGATGAGGACAACCAGCCTCTGGCTGGACTCATTCCAGGTAGGGATCAGACCAGGGCTGAATATCAATCTCTAGTTTAACGCTTCACAAGGGCAGATAACAACTGCagggacaaacacacatatgcGTGACTTACATGTAACTACAAACTGTAAATTGCTTATGtcataagattaaaaaaaatcataatacgCACATAAAAAATGATACTTGATACAAGCGTATTAATAATACATAGTAAACTAGACAGGACTTCCTCATTCATCCTTGGTAATACTTCAGAATACAATCACAGTAAAGTATACACACGTTGTCTGTGACTAATAACAAACTTGGCACTACTATCCTGGCAGGAAACACCACCCACCTGGCACATTAAGgagatttaaaacaaacaccTAAGAATTATTTGTGATTACTCTGACTTACGTCTGTTGTGGCTGGAAGAAAATTAAGTTAAGCATTGAAAAATGGAAAGAGGGACCTCTTTTTACCTGCTCAACACGTCTGGAAAGTCTAGGAAGATTATGAAAAACTGTTCTAGGAGAAGTTTTAGACTTGTTGGTaatgttttcaatttttcaGCTCCTGAGTGTTGTTCCTGTGCCTACAGCTGTGCATGTTGTTCATTAACTATCTATAGAGACATATAATTGAACACCAACCAAAATGTTCAAATCCATACAGTTTTAAATAGATAGGGGCTTTTGAAATAGAAAATACACTGGATTTGTGTATCTATATTTACAGTGTTGGAGAGTTGATCTGCTTATCTctgcttttcccttttttaggGAAAAGCttccaacaacagagagagacctTGAAGAGAACTATGACAGACAGGAGTCGAGAGCACCAAGGTAAGTGGAAAATCTTGAAACACACACGATGTGGGGGGAAAATACAAGATATAATTTGCAAACATTTTGCATCCACCCTAACTGacataaaaatagattttgtgTTGTCTAGATGGTTGTTACAAAGTGAAATGATAAAGCAAACATTTCTGACTTGTCATTTCTCCAGGGAAGCTTTGGTatgcaaagaaaaacataaaaaagaggaagaagagcacATCTACCTTGAGCAGAAATACTGGTAAGAATAAAtctacattttctttcttttttcatctctcTATGCCTCTTCACAAGCTTAACATTTTGAGAAGTGGGTTGCATGTTTGAGATTGTGCTCCCTCTTCCTCAACAACCACTGTGAAGAAGCTACACTCTTAACCCACAAAACTCCAATTGTCACTTGTCATTAACCACCATCCTGGGCAGCTTCCAAGTGTCCACACATTGTCAGTGTTAACCCCACACACTAGCCGAAGTTGACATGTCTTGCCACTCTTACGGCAGCTTGTCCAGACTCATGTGTCACAAGTCCGATTATTCCCGTCTTCACAGAGGATCAGAGGAGACACCAACAGGTGCTTAAATGGCTTGAAGGGATGTGTGATGTTGTTGGTTACCACATAGAAACACATAAATactcagacagagacacacactgcTCAGTGGTCAACAGTAGCAGACTGCGATTTCATGTGTATCTCAGAGGGTCGAATAGGAAGCAGGACATTGTTATAAAAGACAAAAcgttcacacaaacacaggaatgatatgtatgtatatgtgtttacCCGACTCCAAAGAGAGGCCAAAGTTAGTTACAGAACAGCCGCCTAAGAGCTAGAAAGGACTTAGTATGCTAGTCGAGGTTGTTTCATTAATCCCTCCCAACTGTCTCTTCAGACTACGACGACATCCTGACCTATGAGGAGATGTCGCTTTATCACCAGCCTGCTAATCGTAAACGTCCCATCGCTCTGATTGGTCCCACAAAAAGCGGTCATGATGAGCTGCGTCGGAGGCTTCTGTCCATCGAACCAGAAAAgtttgctgttgctgttccaCGTAAGTCCACGCTTTGTCAAAGCATGATGGACAAGGCAATATCAAATATTCATCaacaattcataatttcagATGAGAAACGTAATGTGTTTTAGGGTTTGACATACTACCTTTCTACAATTGTGAccgcaatttcttttttttaatttctaatgTCAAAACATGTAACTGAcgacttacattttttttgtaataagtCAAATTAATCCATCCTTCTTCACGGCTCAGACACAACAAGAAACTCAAGGATACATGAGCGGAATGGGCGCGAGTACCATTTTGTGAGTCGGCCTGCCTTTGATACTGACTTAGCGGCAGGGAAGTTCATTGAGTCGGGGGAATATGAGAAGAACTTGTACGGCACCAGCACTGACTCAGTTCGACACATTATCAACTCTGGACGCATCTGTTTGCTCTGCCTCCACACCAGGGTAAGAGACTGAGTACTCTTGCTTTCTGGACAATTTCCAACATTGTTTCTGTCAAAGCACATTTCATCCCTCTGTGTTAATCTCAACCATTGTGGCATGGCCAGAACATGATTAAGCCTTTTCAAATCCCACAAATCTTACTGTTTTTGGGTTGATAAAAACTCATTACTGCTGTCTGATATAGAAATAAATGTATAGTCTGTAAAGAAGATGACATATAAGTGCTTGGTTTGGTCTTTCCTTCCATTTCATATATTCATATGTCCCTGTTCTTCCTCTTGTCAGTCACTGCAGATATTGAGG of the Etheostoma spectabile isolate EspeVRDwgs_2016 chromosome 18, UIUC_Espe_1.0, whole genome shotgun sequence genome contains:
- the pals1b gene encoding MAGUK p55 subfamily member 5b isoform X3, translating into MIMSHMNGYVQEASGQAKSHRERAVDCPGEELCLVKSPHCSAHMERIQHYQEELKKKREEDSRGKHDIDPNASLRLKKLSQNPKVGIDNPTFEGKEKATKDSCSQEAVVGKLKELVDLLQALKWAQHCLTDAQSQQDAELIMQLLAKEDFKNAYTIYSAVSQQMTRVSPNSPLTAQAKDLCQEVQKMLQSSQQMDGLELKALLTNPHLQAHDSVAGQEMSEEDVVEYHGETVKLVRLEKARDTPLGATVRNDMDSVVVSRVVKGGAAERSGLLSEGDEILEINGISLRGKHVNEVHDLLQQMQGTLTFLLIPSSQIKPAPHRQTVMHVRAYFDYDPSDDPFLPCRELGLSFQKGDILHVISQDDPSWWQAYRDGDEDNQPLAGLIPGKSFQQQRETLKRTMTDRSREHQGKLWYAKKNIKKRKKSTSTLSRNTDYDDILTYEEMSLYHQPANRKRPIALIGPTKSGHDELRRRLLSIEPEKFAVAVPHTTRNSRIHERNGREYHFVSRPAFDTDLAAGKFIESGEYEKNLYGTSTDSVRHIINSGRICLLCLHTRSLQILRSSNLKPYVIFIAPPSQERLRTLLATGGTTPKPEELKEVIEKAREMEQNFGHFFDATIVNMDPDQAFHELRRLIDKLDTEPQWVPTSWLC
- the pals1b gene encoding MAGUK p55 subfamily member 5b isoform X4, which codes for MIMSHMNGYVQEASGQAKSHRERAVDCPGEELCLVKSPHCSAHMERIQHYQEELKKKREEDSRGKHDIDPNASLRLKKLSQNPKVGIDNPTFEGKEKATKDSCSQEAVVGKLKELVDLLQALKWAQHCLTDAQSQQDAELIMQLLAKEDFKNAYTIYSAVSQQMTRVSPNSPLTAQAKDLCQEALMQAHDSVAGQEMSEEDVVEYHGETVKLVRLEKARDTPLGATVRNDMDSVVVSRVVKGGAAERSGLLSEGDEILEINGISLRGKHVNEVHDLLQQMQGTLTFLLIPSSQIKPAPHRQTVMHVRAYFDYDPSDDPFLPCRELGLSFQKGDILHVISQDDPSWWQAYRDGDEDNQPLAGLIPGKSFQQQRETLKRTMTDRSREHQGKLWYAKKNIKKRKKSTSTLSRNTDYDDILTYEEMSLYHQPANRKRPIALIGPTKSGHDELRRRLLSIEPEKFAVAVPHTTRNSRIHERNGREYHFVSRPAFDTDLAAGKFIESGEYEKNLYGTSTDSVRHIINSGRICLLCLHTRSLQILRSSNLKPYVIFIAPPSQERLRTLLATGGTTPKPEELKEVIEKAREMEQNFGHFFDATIVNMDPDQAFHELRRLIDKLDTEPQWVPTSWLC
- the pals1b gene encoding MAGUK p55 subfamily member 5b isoform X2, translated to MIMSHMNGYVQEASGQAKSHRERAVDCPGEELCLVKSPHCSAHMERIQHYQEELKKKREEDSRGKHDIDPNASLRLKKLSQNPKVGIDNPTFEGKEKATKDSCSQEAVVELVDLLQALKWAQHCLTDAQSQQDAELIMQLLAKEDFKNAYTIYSAVSQQMTRVSPNSPLTAQAKDLCQEVQKMLQSSQQMDGLELKALLTNPHLQALMQAHDSVAGQEMSEEDVVEYHGETVKLVRLEKARDTPLGATVRNDMDSVVVSRVVKGGAAERSGLLSEGDEILEINGISLRGKHVNEVHDLLQQMQGTLTFLLIPSSQIKPAPHRQTVMHVRAYFDYDPSDDPFLPCRELGLSFQKGDILHVISQDDPSWWQAYRDGDEDNQPLAGLIPGKSFQQQRETLKRTMTDRSREHQGKLWYAKKNIKKRKKSTSTLSRNTDYDDILTYEEMSLYHQPANRKRPIALIGPTKSGHDELRRRLLSIEPEKFAVAVPHTTRNSRIHERNGREYHFVSRPAFDTDLAAGKFIESGEYEKNLYGTSTDSVRHIINSGRICLLCLHTRSLQILRSSNLKPYVIFIAPPSQERLRTLLATGGTTPKPEELKEVIEKAREMEQNFGHFFDATIVNMDPDQAFHELRRLIDKLDTEPQWVPTSWLC
- the pals1b gene encoding MAGUK p55 subfamily member 5b isoform X1, whose amino-acid sequence is MIMSHMNGYVQEASGQAKSHRERAVDCPGEELCLVKSPHCSAHMERIQHYQEELKKKREEDSRGKHDIDPNASLRLKKLSQNPKVGIDNPTFEGKEKATKDSCSQEAVVGKLKELVDLLQALKWAQHCLTDAQSQQDAELIMQLLAKEDFKNAYTIYSAVSQQMTRVSPNSPLTAQAKDLCQEVQKMLQSSQQMDGLELKALLTNPHLQALMQAHDSVAGQEMSEEDVVEYHGETVKLVRLEKARDTPLGATVRNDMDSVVVSRVVKGGAAERSGLLSEGDEILEINGISLRGKHVNEVHDLLQQMQGTLTFLLIPSSQIKPAPHRQTVMHVRAYFDYDPSDDPFLPCRELGLSFQKGDILHVISQDDPSWWQAYRDGDEDNQPLAGLIPGKSFQQQRETLKRTMTDRSREHQGKLWYAKKNIKKRKKSTSTLSRNTDYDDILTYEEMSLYHQPANRKRPIALIGPTKSGHDELRRRLLSIEPEKFAVAVPHTTRNSRIHERNGREYHFVSRPAFDTDLAAGKFIESGEYEKNLYGTSTDSVRHIINSGRICLLCLHTRSLQILRSSNLKPYVIFIAPPSQERLRTLLATGGTTPKPEELKEVIEKAREMEQNFGHFFDATIVNMDPDQAFHELRRLIDKLDTEPQWVPTSWLC
- the pals1b gene encoding MAGUK p55 subfamily member 5b isoform X5 gives rise to the protein MIMSHMNGYVQEASGQAKSHRERAVDCPGEELCLVKSPHCSAHMERIQHYQEELKKKREEDSRGKHDIDPNASLRLKKLSQNPKVGIDNPTFEGKEKATKDSCSQEAVVELVDLLQALKWAQHCLTDAQSQQDAELIMQLLAKEDFKNAYTIYSAVSQQMTRVSPNSPLTAQAKDLCQEALMQAHDSVAGQEMSEEDVVEYHGETVKLVRLEKARDTPLGATVRNDMDSVVVSRVVKGGAAERSGLLSEGDEILEINGISLRGKHVNEVHDLLQQMQGTLTFLLIPSSQIKPAPHRQTVMHVRAYFDYDPSDDPFLPCRELGLSFQKGDILHVISQDDPSWWQAYRDGDEDNQPLAGLIPGKSFQQQRETLKRTMTDRSREHQGKLWYAKKNIKKRKKSTSTLSRNTDYDDILTYEEMSLYHQPANRKRPIALIGPTKSGHDELRRRLLSIEPEKFAVAVPHTTRNSRIHERNGREYHFVSRPAFDTDLAAGKFIESGEYEKNLYGTSTDSVRHIINSGRICLLCLHTRSLQILRSSNLKPYVIFIAPPSQERLRTLLATGGTTPKPEELKEVIEKAREMEQNFGHFFDATIVNMDPDQAFHELRRLIDKLDTEPQWVPTSWLC